The DNA segment TTAAATACTTTTTCGGGATTTCTGGATTAGTAGATAGTGGGCCATTTAAGATTTCCAAATCCTTTAATACCTTTTCCGCATTATCCTTCATTCTGACGATATATATATTATTCTTCTTCAAACGCATTTTTTTGCGAACTAAAAGTTCCGCTGGGTATGGATACAGCTTCTTCAACAATGTATAAATACGCCTGGCGATGGCAGCATTCTCTGTTTGGATATCCAACAAGTAAGATTGATTTGATAACGAGAATGTCCCGTTCATACGGACGAGAGCCGCCAATTCTGATTCATTACTGCTCTCATCTGCTTCATCAACGTTCGTTAATTCTTTTTTTATCTCTGATGCAAACGACACAGATGTTCACCCCCTATTTAGAAAAACGTATAAAGCAGAGCAACGTCGTGGAACAAGGATTCAAGAATGTCCGGTTAAGTTCGGGGACAACGGATAGGATCGCACGTCCTGTTCCATAAGAAAATCTATAATAATGAATGAAGCAAACGAGCTAGTTTATTTGTATCATGACGGATCGCTGACTTACTTTTGTCAATGATGTCTTCCTCAATAATTTTCAACCCCATTGTTTTAATACGATCCATATCATAATGAACTGGCTCTGCATTTTCTTCGGCATACACTTTCCTAATATTTTGCCCGATCGGTTTATTATGAACAATAACTGAATGAATACAGCCTTCCCCTACATGGTCATGTAAAGCTTGCACATGATCAGCAGCCGTGTAACCTGACGTTTCCCCTGCTTGTGTCATTACATTGCATACATATGTTACTTTCGCATTTGTTTCCCTTAACGCTTGACTAATCTCAGGAATAATAATGTTTGGAAGTATGCTTGTGTACAAGCTTCCTGGTGCAATAACGATTAAATCGGCCGATGCTATTGCCTCCATGGCTTCTGGCAGAGGTTGGATAGGCAAAGGGCTGACATACACGCGTTTGATGCGTTTATTTACTTTAGGAATATTGGATTCGCCCGTCACCAAAGTCCCATCTTCCATTTCTGCATGAAGGTTCATAGAGTGGTTGGCAATCGGGTAGATGTTCCCTTTCACATTTAACACACGCGAAATTTCTTTAATACCGTGGTAAAAATCTCCCGTCATCGACGTCATGGCTGCTAACAACAGGTTTCCCATCGAATGGCCGGAAAGTCCATTCCCGTTTGCAAAACGATGTTGAAATAAATCAAGCAGCATGGGTTCTGCATCTGACAAGGCTGCAAGAACGTTTCTTATATCACCAGGTGCAGGAATAGAAAGCTCATCTCTTAATCTTCCTGAACTCCCCCCATCATCGGCTACGGTAACAATGGCTGATAAATCAATAGGGAAGTATTTAAGCCCTCGTAGTAAAACAGGCATTCCTGTTCCTCCCCAATGACTACAACCCTGGGCTGTTTAAGACGATCCATGGTTTACAAACCCTTTCTTTTGTCGATGTCTCGATGCGTAACATGGGTCACAAAGTCATTTGAAAAATAATTAGAGAGATCCTCAGCTAAAGCAACGGAGCGGTGTTGTCCGCCCGTGCACCCGATTGCTACGACGAGTTGGCTCTTTCCTTCTCGTTTGTACTGGGGAAGCATAAACTGCAGCAAGTCCTTGAGCTTTTCAAGAAATTTTTGGGTATCTGACCATTTGAACACGTACGAAGATACTTCTGTATTCAATCCTGTCAATGGGCGCATGTGTTCAACGTAATGAGGATTAGGTAAGAAGCGTACATCAAACATTAAGTCTGCATCAATCGGGACACCATACTTAAATCCGAATGAAACCATCTGTACGGAAAACACTTGATGCTTTTGAGCCTTATATCGATCAAGAATTCGTTCCCTTAGTTCCTTTGGTTTCAAGCTTGATGTATTAATAAGTGTTTGCGCACGACCCCTCAGTTCATCCAACATCTTCCGTTCCTGACGAATGCCTTCTAACGGGAGCCCATCTTGAGCTAATGGATGTGAGCGCCTCGTTTCCTTATAACGGGAAACGAGGGATTGGTCCTCTGCATCCAGGAAAAGTATGTGACTATCTAGCCACTCTTCTTTGCCCAAACGGTCTAATGCATCAAATAACGAATCAAAAAATTCGCGTCCTCTTAAGTCCATTACGAGAGCAACGTTTTTTATATTATTTGTTGAATCTTTCATTAAATCCAGAAATTTAGGTAAAAGCGCCGGCGGCAGATTATCTACACAAAAAAAGCCTAAATCTTCGAAGCTTTGTATAGCAACGGTTTTTCCTGCGCCAGACATTCCAGTAATGATAACAAGTTGAGTATTATTTTCTTTTTCTGCCATTTGCCTTCGCTCCTCACTACATAGGTCGAGACGGATCAAGGTCCTGATCTATCAGTTTAAAATCTGTCGTATAAACAAATGTTCCATACACTTGTTCTTTACTTGATAAAATATGTTTGAAAATATAACGATCCCCTTCTGCCATTGGCTTATCAAGCACATCTTCTACAGCTACCCATTCAAGCTGACCCTC comes from the Halobacillus shinanisalinarum genome and includes:
- the rapZ gene encoding RNase adapter RapZ, producing the protein MAEKENNTQLVIITGMSGAGKTVAIQSFEDLGFFCVDNLPPALLPKFLDLMKDSTNNIKNVALVMDLRGREFFDSLFDALDRLGKEEWLDSHILFLDAEDQSLVSRYKETRRSHPLAQDGLPLEGIRQERKMLDELRGRAQTLINTSSLKPKELRERILDRYKAQKHQVFSVQMVSFGFKYGVPIDADLMFDVRFLPNPHYVEHMRPLTGLNTEVSSYVFKWSDTQKFLEKLKDLLQFMLPQYKREGKSQLVVAIGCTGGQHRSVALAEDLSNYFSNDFVTHVTHRDIDKRKGL